The following coding sequences lie in one Candidatus Effluviviaceae Genus I sp. genomic window:
- a CDS encoding GDP-mannose 4,6-dehydratase has product MKLLVTGGAGFIGSNFVRIYLARRPDCHIINIDKLTYAGNLENLR; this is encoded by the coding sequence GTGAAGCTCCTCGTCACCGGCGGCGCAGGGTTCATCGGAAGCAACTTCGTGCGAATCTACCTCGCACGGCGCCCGGATTGCCACATCATTAACATCGACAAGCTCACCTACGCGGGGAACCTCGAGAACCTGAGAGA
- a CDS encoding carbohydrate-binding family 9-like protein, whose protein sequence is MGCVGREALRLAAVLAGAAVCATSSRPSARAGDALPVPSIEWQPRQYTCCRAPVAPEIDGRLDEPAWAAAPWTEDFTDIEGPSRPAPRFRTRAKMLWDDRFLYVAAELEEPDVWATLRERDAVIYHDNDFEVFIDPDGDTHAYYELEVNPFGTEWDLLLLRPYRDGGPAVNAWDIAGLRTAVFVDGTLNRPGDADGGWTVEIALPWSVLAECANRPAPPRHGDEWRVNFSRVEWRARPTADGRYEKLLDAATGKPLPEDNWVWSPQGLIAMHYPEMWGIVRFDDGQAAARAGVPRDAGEGGAAFEPDPRHAASWELRRVYYAERNWRAAHGTYTDDLSALGEAAGGALDGRVGVAAGDDWFVATLELSDGRVLRIREDGRVW, encoded by the coding sequence ATGGGATGCGTCGGGCGCGAGGCTCTGAGGCTGGCCGCCGTTCTCGCCGGGGCCGCGGTCTGCGCGACGTCGTCACGGCCGAGCGCGCGGGCGGGCGATGCGCTCCCCGTGCCCAGCATCGAGTGGCAGCCGCGGCAGTACACCTGCTGCCGCGCGCCGGTCGCCCCGGAGATCGACGGGCGCCTGGATGAGCCGGCCTGGGCGGCCGCGCCCTGGACCGAGGACTTCACCGACATCGAGGGGCCGTCCCGGCCCGCGCCGCGCTTCCGCACGCGCGCGAAGATGCTCTGGGACGACCGGTTCCTCTACGTGGCGGCCGAACTCGAGGAGCCCGACGTCTGGGCCACGCTCCGCGAGCGCGACGCGGTCATCTACCACGACAACGACTTCGAGGTCTTCATCGACCCCGACGGCGACACGCACGCTTACTACGAGCTCGAGGTCAACCCGTTCGGCACCGAGTGGGATCTGCTGCTCCTGAGGCCGTACCGCGACGGCGGTCCGGCGGTGAACGCGTGGGACATCGCCGGGCTCCGCACGGCCGTGTTCGTGGACGGCACGCTCAACAGGCCGGGCGACGCCGACGGCGGCTGGACGGTCGAGATCGCGCTTCCGTGGTCCGTGCTCGCCGAGTGCGCGAACCGGCCCGCCCCGCCGCGGCACGGCGACGAGTGGCGCGTGAACTTCTCGCGCGTGGAGTGGCGCGCGCGACCGACGGCCGACGGGCGCTACGAGAAGCTCCTCGACGCCGCGACCGGGAAGCCGCTGCCCGAGGACAACTGGGTGTGGTCGCCTCAGGGCCTCATCGCGATGCACTACCCGGAGATGTGGGGCATCGTGCGGTTCGACGACGGGCAGGCGGCCGCGCGGGCAGGCGTGCCCCGGGATGCCGGCGAGGGCGGCGCCGCGTTCGAGCCGGACCCGCGGCACGCGGCTTCGTGGGAGCTCAGGCGCGTGTACTACGCCGAGCGGAACTGGCGCGCGGCGCACGGGACCTACACGGACGACCTGAGCGCCCTCGGCGAGGCGGCCGGCGGCGCCCTCGACGGGCGCGTCGGCGTGGCCGCGGGCGATGACTGGTTCGTGGCGACGCTCGAGCTGTCGGACGGGCGGGTCCTGCGCATCCGAGAGGACGGCCGCGTGTGGTGA
- a CDS encoding sodium:solute symporter codes for MNLNLLDWSIFAAALAMMMGGVLLARSQMRSVADFLAAGRTAGRYLLSLSQGMAGLGAITIVGLLEMNYVAGFSMSWWGFTMSLVILIITVSGWVVYRFRQTRALTLAQFFEMRYTRNFRVFAGLVAYLSGVINFGIFPAVTARFFIYYCGLPQTVPVFGVAVSTFALVMAALLSIAIFFVFLGGQVGIIITDFAQGLFVNIVFIVIVVYLFNVIDWTRVIEGLSMAPENASLINPFKTSQVKDFNFWYFLIGVFGVIYGAMSWQGTQAYNASAKSAHEAKMGGVLSNWRGFPQGLFLLFVPIVAYTVMHHPDFAAVAGRVNDVIGGAGNEAIQSQLRTPVLLTKLLPHGLLGAFAAVMMAAFITTDDTYLHSWGSIFVQDVLMPLRKKPLSPAQHLRALRLSILGVAVFAFFFSLLFQQSEYIFLFFAITGAIFAGGSGAVIIGGLYWRRGTTPAAWSALIAGSSIAVGGILVHQLPKEMFDAAPAAASAIAGAGWRALRWLHNVNGQQYWALAMGASSLLYVVVSLLGKRPACDFDRLFHRGAYDTARETTVVEARPARGWRLLGMGEEFTRGDRAISIASYVWTAVWLVVFFVGTSYNLHHRVDDAVWARFWKAYFYIQLTMAVFVVTWFSIGGVRDIRWMLRRLREMPRDHTDDGTVRREGER; via the coding sequence ATGAACCTGAACCTCCTCGACTGGTCCATCTTCGCGGCGGCGCTGGCCATGATGATGGGCGGCGTCCTGCTCGCGCGGAGCCAGATGCGCAGCGTTGCGGACTTCCTCGCGGCGGGCCGCACCGCCGGCCGCTACCTCCTGAGCCTCTCCCAGGGCATGGCGGGCTTAGGCGCCATCACGATCGTCGGCCTCCTCGAGATGAACTACGTCGCCGGGTTCTCGATGTCGTGGTGGGGGTTCACGATGAGTCTCGTGATCCTCATCATCACGGTCTCGGGATGGGTGGTCTACCGGTTCCGGCAGACCCGCGCGCTCACGCTTGCCCAGTTCTTCGAGATGCGCTACACGCGGAACTTCCGCGTGTTCGCCGGTCTCGTCGCGTACCTCTCGGGCGTCATCAACTTCGGCATCTTCCCCGCGGTGACGGCGCGGTTCTTCATCTACTACTGCGGACTGCCGCAGACCGTGCCGGTCTTCGGCGTCGCGGTCTCGACCTTCGCGCTCGTGATGGCCGCGCTCCTGTCCATCGCGATCTTCTTCGTGTTCCTCGGGGGCCAGGTCGGGATCATCATCACCGACTTCGCGCAGGGGCTCTTCGTCAACATCGTGTTCATCGTCATCGTGGTCTACCTCTTCAACGTCATCGACTGGACGCGCGTCATCGAGGGGCTCTCGATGGCGCCCGAGAACGCCTCGCTCATCAACCCGTTCAAGACGAGCCAGGTCAAGGACTTCAACTTCTGGTACTTCCTCATCGGCGTCTTCGGCGTCATCTACGGCGCCATGTCGTGGCAGGGGACTCAGGCCTACAACGCCTCGGCGAAGAGCGCGCACGAGGCGAAGATGGGCGGCGTCCTGTCGAACTGGCGCGGATTCCCGCAGGGGCTGTTCCTGCTGTTCGTACCCATCGTTGCCTACACCGTCATGCACCATCCCGACTTCGCCGCCGTCGCGGGACGCGTGAACGACGTCATCGGCGGCGCCGGGAACGAGGCCATTCAAAGCCAGCTTCGGACGCCGGTTCTGCTCACCAAGCTCCTGCCGCACGGGCTCCTCGGCGCGTTCGCGGCGGTGATGATGGCCGCGTTCATCACGACGGACGACACGTACCTGCACTCGTGGGGCAGCATCTTCGTGCAGGACGTTCTCATGCCGCTCCGGAAGAAGCCGCTCTCGCCGGCGCAGCACCTCCGCGCGCTCAGGCTGTCCATCCTCGGCGTCGCCGTGTTCGCGTTCTTCTTCAGCCTCCTGTTCCAACAGAGCGAGTACATCTTCCTGTTCTTCGCCATCACGGGCGCGATCTTCGCCGGCGGCTCGGGCGCCGTCATCATCGGCGGGCTGTACTGGCGGCGCGGCACGACGCCCGCGGCGTGGAGCGCGCTCATTGCCGGGTCCTCGATCGCCGTCGGCGGCATCCTCGTCCACCAGCTGCCGAAGGAGATGTTCGACGCCGCGCCGGCGGCCGCGTCGGCGATCGCCGGGGCGGGATGGCGCGCGCTCCGGTGGCTGCACAACGTGAACGGCCAGCAGTACTGGGCGCTGGCGATGGGCGCGTCGAGTCTTCTCTACGTGGTCGTGTCGCTTCTCGGGAAGCGCCCGGCGTGCGACTTCGACAGGCTGTTCCACCGCGGCGCGTACGACACGGCGCGCGAGACGACCGTCGTGGAGGCGCGCCCTGCCCGCGGGTGGCGGCTGCTCGGGATGGGGGAGGAGTTCACGCGCGGCGACAGGGCCATTTCCATCGCGAGCTACGTCTGGACGGCGGTCTGGCTCGTCGTGTTCTTCGTCGGGACGTCGTACAACCTCCACCACCGCGTGGACGACGCCGTGTGGGCGCGGTTCTGGAAGGCGTACTTCTACATCCAGCTCACGATGGCCGTGTTCGTCGTCACGTGGTTCTCGATCGGGGGGGTGAGGGACATCCGGTGGATGCTCCGGCGGCTCCGGGAGATGCCGCGCGACCACACGGACGACGGGACGGTGCGTCGGG